The DNA sequence CAGGCCCTGCGCAGTGCCCTGGACGGCCATGTCCTGGCGTACTCCCATGAAGAACGCCCGGATTTCGCCGAAGCCGTCGAGCACGCCCGCACACAGGGGCTGACCGAACTCATGGCCATGGATTTCCAGCAGCGTGCAGCCCGCCTCAAGGCACTGGCCCTGTACCTGGCCGAGCGCAAGGAGCAGCTCTACGCGATTTCCCACCACAGCGGCGCGACCCGTGCCGACAGCTGGATCGACATCGAGGGCGGCAACAGCACCCTGTTCACCTACTCGGGCCTTGGCTCGCGGGAATTGCCATCGGGCAACATCGTCCATGAAGGCCCGGCCATCCCTCTGGGCAAACTGGGCAAGTTCGCCGGCAGCCATATCCTGGTGCCACGCGGTGGCCTGGCCGTGCACATCAACGCCTTCAACTTCCCGATCTGGGGCATGCTGGAGAAGTTCGCGCCGAGCTTCCTCGCCGGCATGCCGTGCATCGTCAAGCCCGCCACCGCCACCAGCTATTTGACCGAAGCGGTGGTGCGGATGATGCACGAATCCGGCCTGCTTCCGGCCGGCAGCCTGCAACTGGTGATCGGCAGCACCGGTGACCTGCTCGACCGACTGCAAGGCCAGGACGTCGTGACCTTCACCGGTTCGGCCGACACCGCGGCCAAGCTGCGGGTCAACCCCAACCTGATCCGCAACTCGGTGCCGTTCAACGCCGAAGCCGACTCGCTGAACTGCGCCATCCTCGGCCCGGACGTCACGCCGGACGATGAAGAGTTCGAGCTGTATATAAAGGAAGTGGTCCGCGAAATGACCACCAAGGCCGGGCAGAAATGCACCGCCATCCGCCGTGCCATCGTCCCGGCCAGGCATATCGACGCCGTGGCCACGCGCCTGCGCGAGCGCCTGGCCAAGGTGGTGGTGGGCGATCCGTCGATCGAGGGCGTGCGCATGGGTGCCCTGGCTTCCCATGACCAGCAAGCCGACGTCGGCGAGCGCTTGAACAGCCTGCTGCAAAGCTGCGACCAGCTGTTCGGCGCACAGGACGGCTTTGCCCCGCGCGGCGAAGGTGTCGCCGAAGGTGCGTTCTTCGCCCCGACCCTGCTGCAAGCCCGCGACCCCCACGCTGAAGGCGGCGCCCACGATATCGAAGCGTTCGGCCCGGTCAGCACCCTGATGGCCTACGACGACCTGGACGAAGCCCTGGCCCTGGCTGCACGCGGCAAGGGCAGCCTGGTCGCCAGCCTGGTCACCAGAGACCCACAGGTCGCAGCCAAGGCCATTCCGGTCGCCGCCGCCTGGCACGGCCGCCTGCTGGTGCTGGACCGCGAAGCGGCCGCCGAATCCACCGGCCATGGCTCGCCGCTGCCGCAACTCAAGCACGGCGGCCCCGGCCGCGCCGGCGGTGGCGAAGAGCTGGGCGGGCTGCGCGCGGTCAAGCATTACCTGCAACGCGCCGCCATCCAGGGCTCGCCAACCATGCTCGCAGCGATCACACGCGAACACGTGCGCGGCGCCAAGGTCATCGAAACCGAGGTGCATCCGTTCCGCCGTTACTTTGAAGACCTGCAGATCAGCGAATCCCTGTTGACCCACCGACGCACGGTCACCGAAGCCGACCTGGTCAACTTCGGCTGCCTGTCGGGCGACCACTTCTATATGCACTTCGACGAAATCGCCGCCAAGGAGTCGCAGTTTGGCAAGCGTATCGCCCACGGTTACTTCGTATTGTCGGCGGCGGCCGGCCTGTTCGTATCCCCTGCGCCCGGCCCGGTGCTGGCCAACTATGGGCTCGATACCCTGCGGTTCATCAATCCGGTGGGCATCGGTGACACCATCCAGGCGCGCCTGACCTGCAAGCGCAAGATCGACCAGGGCAAGAAGAGCCCCCAGGGCATCCCGCAAGGGGTGGTGGCGTGGGATGTCGAGGTGGCCAACCAGTTGGGTGAGTTGGTGGCCAGTTATGACATTTTGACGTTGGTGGTTAAGCGGGTGGGTTAAGTTTCCAAGTCAATATTGCCTGTCAGGGCCCTATCGCTGGCAAGCCAGCTCCCACAGGGATCAGCTGTGTTCACAAAATTTATGGCTGTGCTGATAACTTGTGGGAGCTGGCTTGCCAGCGATTCGGGCGCATAGCGCCCGCAAAAAAATGTCATAAAAAATCTGCTTGATGTAGGCGTGTTGTAGGATCTTGGCACAGCTTGTGCCTTGGTGATCGAAGGACCGACACGTATGATCTGTTACAAATTCCTGCAGATTAGAAATCTATGTCATTGATAGTTCTACTGCTTCTGCCCTTTGTCGGCAGCTGTCTTGCGGCCGTGCTGCCGCACAACGCGCGGAACAGTGAATCCCTCCTGGCCGGCCTGATCGCATTGCTCGGCACGGTTTCAGTCGCCCTGCTCTACCCGCAGATCGCCAATGGCGGGGTGATTCGCGAAGAATATTTCTGGCTGCCGAGCCTGGGCCTGAACCTGGTCCTGCGCATGGACGGCTTTGCCTGGCTGTTCTCCATGCTGGTGCTGGGCATCGGTACGCTGGTGTCGTTGTATGCGCGCTACTACATGTCGCCGGACGACCCGGTGCCGCGCTTTTTCGCCTTTTTCCTGGCCTTCATGGGCGCCATGCTCGGCCTGGTGATCTCCGGCAACCTGATCCAGATGGTGTTCTTCTGGGAACTCACCAGCCTGTTTTCCTTTCTGCTGATCGGTTACTGGCACCACCGCGCCGACGCCCGGCGTGGCGCCTACATGGCCTTGATGGTCACGGGTGCCGGCGGCTTGTGCCTGCTGGCGGGGGTATTGCTGCTTGGCCATGTGGTCGGCAGCTATGACCTGGACAAGGTGCTCGCGGCCGGCGACCTGATCCGTGCCCATGCCCTGTACCCGGTGCTGCTGCCCCTGATCCTGATCGGTGCACTGACCAAGAGCGCGCAATTCCCCTTCCACTTCTGGCTGCCCCACGCCATGGCTGCTCCGACGCCGGTCTCGGCCTATCTGCACTCGGCCACCATGGTCAAGGCCGGGGTGTTCTTGCTGGCGCGCTTGTGGCCATCGCTGTCAGGCAGTGAAGAATGGTTCTGGATAGTCGGCGGCGCCGGGGCCTGCACCCTGCTGTTGGGCGCCTATGCCGCCATGTTCCAGAACGACCTCAAGGGCTTGCTGGCCTACTCGACCATCAGCCACCTGGGCCTGATCACCCTGCTGCTGGGCCTGAACAGCCCGCTGGCGGCCGTGGCCGCGGTGTTTCACATCCTCAACCACGCCACGTTCAAGGCCTCGCTGTTCATGGCCGCCGGGATCATCGACCACGAAAGCGGCACCCGTGACATTCGCCGCCTCAGCGGGCTGATACGGCTGATTCCATTCACCGCCACCCTGGCCATGGTCGCCAGTGCCTCGATGGCGGGCGTCCCCCTGCTCAACGGCTTCCTGTCCAAAGAGATGTTCTTCGCCGAAACCGTGTTCATTTCCTCGACGGCCTGGGTCGAAGCCGCATTGCCCGTCATCGCGACCATCGCCGGGACGTTCAGCGTGGCCTACTCCCTGCGCTTCACCGTCGACGTGTTTTTCGGCCCGACGGCCACCGACCTGCCGCATACGCCCCACGAGCCACCGCGCTGGATGCGCGCACCGGTCGAGTTGCTGGTGCTGGCCTGCCTGGTGGTGGGAATGTTCCCGGCGCAGGCGGTTGGCCCGCTGCTCGCTGCCGCCGCCCTGCCGGTGGTCGGCGGTACGCTGCCGCAGTACAGCCTGGCTATCTGGCACGGCTGGAACGCACCGATGATCATGAGCCTGATCGCCATGTCCGGCGGCATCCTGTTCTACCTGTTGCTGCGCAAGCAGCTCAAGGCGGGACGCTTCGCGCATCCGCCATTCGTCCACCGCCTCGACGGCAAGCGCCTGTTCGAGCAGAGCCAGATCCTGATGATGCGCCTGGCGCGCCGGCTCGAACACAAGGTCAGCACCCACCGCCTGCAGGCGCAGTTGTTCATGCTGGTACTGATGGCCCTGCTCGCCGGCCTGCTGCCGATGCTCCCCCACGGCCTGAGCTGGGGCGACCGGCCGAAAATCCCGGGCTCGGGCGTGTTTGTCATCCTTTGGCTGATTGCCATTGCCTGCGCCCTCGGCGCCGCCTGGCAGGCGAAGTATCACCGCCTGGCCGCCCTGACCATGGTCAGCGTTTGCGGGCTGATGACCTGCATCACCTTTGTCTGGTTCTCGGCCCCCGACCTCGCCCTGACGCAACTGGTGGTCGAAGTGGTGACCACCGTGCTGATTCTGCTCGGCCTGCGCTGGCTGCCCCGGCGAATCGAAGAGGTCTCGCCATTGCCCGGCAGCATTCGCCGGGCGCGGGTTCGCCGGGTTCGCGACCTGCTGCTGTCGATCCTGGTCGGCGGCGGCATGGCGCTGCTTTCGTATGCCATGCTGACCCGTCCGACGCCCAACGACATTTCCTCGTTCTACCTCAGCCGCGCCTTGCCCGAAGGGGGTGGCAGCAACGTGGTCAATGTGATGCTGGTGGACTTCCGCGGCTTCGACACCCTGGGCGAGGTCACCGTGCTGGCCGCGGTCGCGCTGGCGGTGTTCGCCCTGCTGCGGCGCTTCCGCCCACCCAAGGAAAGCATCCAGCTGCCGGCCCAGCAACGCCTGCTGGCGCCGGACGTGGTCACCGACCTGGTCAACCCGCGCAGCGCCAGCGACACCGCGCTGGGCTTCATGATGGTCCCGGCGGTGCTGGTGCGCCTGCTGGCGCCGGTGGCCCTGGTGGTCTCGATGTACCTGTTCATGCGCGGCCACAACCAGCCGGGCGGCGGTTTCGTTGCCGGGCTGGTGATGTCGGTGGCGTTCATCCTCCAGTACATGGTGGCCGGCACCCAGTGGGTCGAAGCCCAGATGAGCCTGCGCCCGCTGCGCTGGATGGGCATGGGCCTGCTGTTCGCGACCCTGACCGGGGTCGGCGCGCTATTCTTCGGCTACCCCTTCCTGACCACCCATACCGCACACCTGCACCTGCCGCTGCTGGGCGATTTCCACATCGCCAGCGCATTGTTCTTCGACATTGGCGTGTTCACGGTGGTGGTCGGCTCGACCCTGCTGATTCTCACCGCGCTGGCGCACCAGTCGGTGCGCAGTCATCGGCCGAGCAGCGTAGCCAAATCCATTGCACCCCAAGGAGCCATTGCCTGATGGAAGAAGTCATCGCAATTGCCATTGGCGTCCTGGCGGCTTCGGGCGTCTGGTTGATCCTGCGGCCACGGACCTTTCAGGTGGTCATGGGCCTGTGCCTGCTGTCCTACGGCGTCAACCTGTTCATCTTCAGCATGGGCAGCCTGTTCATCGGCAAGGAGCCAATCATCAAGGACGGCGTGCCGCAAGACCTGCTGCACTACACCGACCCGCTGCCCCAGGCCTTGGTACTCACGGCGATTGTCATCAGCTTCGCCATGACCGCCCTGTTCCTGGTGGTGTTGCTGGCCTCGCGCGGCCTGACCGGGACCGACCACGTGGATGGCCGGGAGCCTAAAGAATGAGCTGGATGCCGAACCTGATCATCGCGCCCATCCTGCTGCCCCTGCTGACGGCGTCGCTGATGCTGCTGCTCGGCGAGAAGCACCGCCCGCTCAAGGCACGCATCAACCTGACCTCCAGCCTGCTCGGGCTGGGCATCTCGATTCTGTTGCTGCTGTGGGTCCAGGAGCAGGGCCAGGCCAGCTCCATCGGTGTGTACCTGCCGGGCAACTGGCCTGCGCCGTTCGGCATCGTGCTGGTGGTCGATCGTCTGGCGGCGTTGATGCTGGTGCTGACCGGCATCGTCGGTGTCAGCGCCCTGCTGTTCGCCATGGCGCGCTGGGACCGGGCCGGGGCCAGCTTTCATGCCTTGTTCCAGATCCAGCTGATGGGCCTGTACGGCGCCTTCCTGACGGCGGACCTGTTTAACCTCTTCGTCTTCTTCGAAGTACTGCTGGCTGCGTCCTATGGCCTGATCCTGCATGGTTCGGGCCGCGCCCGGGTCTCGGCGGGGCTGCACTATATCGCGATAAACCTGCTGGCCTCTTCGCTGTTTCTGATCGGCGCGGCGATGATCTACGGCGTGACCGGCACCCTGAACATGGCCGACCTGGCCCTGAAGATCCCGCTGGTACCGGAGGCCGATCGCGGCCTGCTGCATGCCGGCGCTGCGATTCTGGCCACGGCGTTCCTGGCCAAGGCCGGCATGTGGCCGCTGAACTTCTGGCTGGTGCCGGCCTACAGTTCGGCCAGCGCACCGGTGGCGGCCATGTTCGCAATCATGACCAAGGTCGGCGTCTATACCCTGTTGCGCCTGTGGACCCTGCTGTTTTCCGACCAGGCCGGCGCCTCGGCCTTCTTCGGCGGCGACTGGCTGATCTACGGAGGGCTGGCGACCATCGCCTGCGCGGCGCTGTCAATCATCAAGGCCCAGCGCCTGGAGCGCATGGCCAGCCTGAGCATCCTGGTATCGGCCGGCATCCTGCTGGCCGCCATCGGCTTCGGCCAGGCCGCGCTGACGGCCGGTGCACTGTTCTACCTGGTCAGCTCGACCCTGGCCCTGTGCGCCTTGTTCCTGCTTGCCGAGCTGATCGAGCGCTCGCGCTCGGTGAACGAACTGCCGTTGGACGACGACACCGATCTACTGCCACCACCGCTCGAATCCTTGCACCCACCCAGGGGCATCAACCTGGACGATGAACAGAAGGCCGTGGTCGGCCAGGTGATTCCCTGGACCATGGCGTTCCTGGGCCTGAGCTTCATCGCCTGCGCCCTGCTGATCGTCGGCATGCCGCCCTTGTCGGGTTTCATCGGCAAGCTGAGCCTGATCAGCGCGCTGTTCAACCCGCAAGGGCTTGGCATCACGCCCCGGCAGCCACTTTCACTGGCGGGCTGGCTGCTGGTGACACTGCTGATCCTGTCCGGGCTTGCGTCCTTGTTCGCCATGGCCCGGGTCGGTATCCAGCGCTTCTGGACTCCGCAGGACCGGCCCTCGCCGCTGCTGCGTCGCTACGAGTGCGTGCCTATCGTTGCCCTGATCGGCCTCTGCGTGCTGCTGACCGTGCGCGCCGAGCCGCTGCTGCGCTATACCAACGACACCGCCGCCGGTCTCGCCGACCCGCAACAATACGTCAGCGCTGTGCTGGGCACTCGCCCGGTGCCCGGCCCCGTCGCCCATCAGGCCGGTGTGGAGGTGCAACCATGAGGCGTCTGTTTCCAGCACCCTGGCTGTCGCTGGCATTGTGGGGATTGTGGTTGCTGTTGAACCTGTCGCTGAGCCCGGGC is a window from the Pseudomonas sp. LS1212 genome containing:
- a CDS encoding monovalent cation/H+ antiporter subunit A; this encodes MSLIVLLLLPFVGSCLAAVLPHNARNSESLLAGLIALLGTVSVALLYPQIANGGVIREEYFWLPSLGLNLVLRMDGFAWLFSMLVLGIGTLVSLYARYYMSPDDPVPRFFAFFLAFMGAMLGLVISGNLIQMVFFWELTSLFSFLLIGYWHHRADARRGAYMALMVTGAGGLCLLAGVLLLGHVVGSYDLDKVLAAGDLIRAHALYPVLLPLILIGALTKSAQFPFHFWLPHAMAAPTPVSAYLHSATMVKAGVFLLARLWPSLSGSEEWFWIVGGAGACTLLLGAYAAMFQNDLKGLLAYSTISHLGLITLLLGLNSPLAAVAAVFHILNHATFKASLFMAAGIIDHESGTRDIRRLSGLIRLIPFTATLAMVASASMAGVPLLNGFLSKEMFFAETVFISSTAWVEAALPVIATIAGTFSVAYSLRFTVDVFFGPTATDLPHTPHEPPRWMRAPVELLVLACLVVGMFPAQAVGPLLAAAALPVVGGTLPQYSLAIWHGWNAPMIMSLIAMSGGILFYLLLRKQLKAGRFAHPPFVHRLDGKRLFEQSQILMMRLARRLEHKVSTHRLQAQLFMLVLMALLAGLLPMLPHGLSWGDRPKIPGSGVFVILWLIAIACALGAAWQAKYHRLAALTMVSVCGLMTCITFVWFSAPDLALTQLVVEVVTTVLILLGLRWLPRRIEEVSPLPGSIRRARVRRVRDLLLSILVGGGMALLSYAMLTRPTPNDISSFYLSRALPEGGGSNVVNVMLVDFRGFDTLGEVTVLAAVALAVFALLRRFRPPKESIQLPAQQRLLAPDVVTDLVNPRSASDTALGFMMVPAVLVRLLAPVALVVSMYLFMRGHNQPGGGFVAGLVMSVAFILQYMVAGTQWVEAQMSLRPLRWMGMGLLFATLTGVGALFFGYPFLTTHTAHLHLPLLGDFHIASALFFDIGVFTVVVGSTLLILTALAHQSVRSHRPSSVAKSIAPQGAIA
- a CDS encoding Na+/H+ antiporter subunit C, with translation MEEVIAIAIGVLAASGVWLILRPRTFQVVMGLCLLSYGVNLFIFSMGSLFIGKEPIIKDGVPQDLLHYTDPLPQALVLTAIVISFAMTALFLVVLLASRGLTGTDHVDGREPKE
- a CDS encoding monovalent cation/H+ antiporter subunit D produces the protein MSWMPNLIIAPILLPLLTASLMLLLGEKHRPLKARINLTSSLLGLGISILLLLWVQEQGQASSIGVYLPGNWPAPFGIVLVVDRLAALMLVLTGIVGVSALLFAMARWDRAGASFHALFQIQLMGLYGAFLTADLFNLFVFFEVLLAASYGLILHGSGRARVSAGLHYIAINLLASSLFLIGAAMIYGVTGTLNMADLALKIPLVPEADRGLLHAGAAILATAFLAKAGMWPLNFWLVPAYSSASAPVAAMFAIMTKVGVYTLLRLWTLLFSDQAGASAFFGGDWLIYGGLATIACAALSIIKAQRLERMASLSILVSAGILLAAIGFGQAALTAGALFYLVSSTLALCALFLLAELIERSRSVNELPLDDDTDLLPPPLESLHPPRGINLDDEQKAVVGQVIPWTMAFLGLSFIACALLIVGMPPLSGFIGKLSLISALFNPQGLGITPRQPLSLAGWLLVTLLILSGLASLFAMARVGIQRFWTPQDRPSPLLRRYECVPIVALIGLCVLLTVRAEPLLRYTNDTAAGLADPQQYVSAVLGTRPVPGPVAHQAGVEVQP
- the paaZ gene encoding phenylacetic acid degradation bifunctional protein PaaZ, which gives rise to MSHAPTLQSFIAGRWIGQQGAQALRSALDGHVLAYSHEERPDFAEAVEHARTQGLTELMAMDFQQRAARLKALALYLAERKEQLYAISHHSGATRADSWIDIEGGNSTLFTYSGLGSRELPSGNIVHEGPAIPLGKLGKFAGSHILVPRGGLAVHINAFNFPIWGMLEKFAPSFLAGMPCIVKPATATSYLTEAVVRMMHESGLLPAGSLQLVIGSTGDLLDRLQGQDVVTFTGSADTAAKLRVNPNLIRNSVPFNAEADSLNCAILGPDVTPDDEEFELYIKEVVREMTTKAGQKCTAIRRAIVPARHIDAVATRLRERLAKVVVGDPSIEGVRMGALASHDQQADVGERLNSLLQSCDQLFGAQDGFAPRGEGVAEGAFFAPTLLQARDPHAEGGAHDIEAFGPVSTLMAYDDLDEALALAARGKGSLVASLVTRDPQVAAKAIPVAAAWHGRLLVLDREAAAESTGHGSPLPQLKHGGPGRAGGGEELGGLRAVKHYLQRAAIQGSPTMLAAITREHVRGAKVIETEVHPFRRYFEDLQISESLLTHRRTVTEADLVNFGCLSGDHFYMHFDEIAAKESQFGKRIAHGYFVLSAAAGLFVSPAPGPVLANYGLDTLRFINPVGIGDTIQARLTCKRKIDQGKKSPQGIPQGVVAWDVEVANQLGELVASYDILTLVVKRVG